From Chryseobacterium shandongense, the proteins below share one genomic window:
- a CDS encoding ExbD/TolR family protein, with product MKIQRRNKANPEFSLAAMTDVILLMLIFFMVTSSAANQSAIDVKLPKTGAVEDNIPNPVTVSIKPEGTYFVDDNPVDKAQLEQIIVNKLTNQTNKSFTIRADENTIHKDVVFVMEIAEKHKFNIAIATVKDK from the coding sequence ATGAAAATTCAGAGAAGAAATAAAGCAAACCCCGAGTTCAGTCTCGCAGCGATGACGGATGTTATCCTGTTGATGCTGATCTTCTTTATGGTAACATCATCCGCGGCGAATCAAAGTGCCATTGATGTGAAATTGCCGAAGACAGGAGCGGTTGAAGATAATATTCCGAATCCTGTTACAGTAAGTATTAAGCCGGAAGGAACATATTTTGTGGATGATAACCCTGTCGATAAAGCACAGCTCGAACAGATTATCGTCAATAAGCTCACCAATCAGACAAATAAATCCTTCACAATACGCGCAGATGAAAACACCATTCATAAAGATGTTGTTTTTGTAATGGAAATTGCTGAAAAGCATAAATTTAATATTGCCATTGCGACAGTTAAAGACAAATAA
- a CDS encoding energy transducer TonB translates to MRSHIINRDEQNKDRVKSALLSILIWSAILLFVFLYKLKPEMDEQPEIVTTMLVNFGDNRNGNGEEEPADQPGSLAAATENVTERSEAAVPETKTVIKPEPQPETQKSEAKDKIITGNNSKISVPKKEESKAETKKSAASTSATKNTKKSGAVTSNSKTGNGDGKGTAAIGNLIRGRGTKAGSQGDGNGIGNAGDPLGGDGNGDSRVGIDRKLVGFIPGTMGRGGAQPANNCTASGTITISYTVDKAGNVVSARRSGGTSDPCITSNAVSWVKKYVKAEKASVSSTGTYKITF, encoded by the coding sequence ATGAGAAGCCATATTATAAACAGAGACGAACAGAATAAAGACCGGGTAAAAAGCGCATTGCTTTCTATCCTGATCTGGTCTGCTATTTTACTCTTTGTTTTTTTATATAAATTAAAACCGGAAATGGATGAGCAACCTGAAATTGTTACGACCATGCTCGTGAATTTCGGGGACAACAGAAACGGAAATGGTGAAGAAGAACCCGCCGATCAGCCGGGAAGCCTTGCCGCAGCCACGGAAAATGTTACCGAACGTTCAGAAGCCGCCGTGCCCGAAACAAAAACGGTTATAAAGCCAGAGCCTCAGCCTGAAACCCAAAAATCGGAAGCAAAGGATAAAATCATTACCGGAAACAATTCAAAAATCAGTGTTCCGAAGAAAGAAGAATCCAAAGCAGAAACCAAAAAATCTGCAGCAAGTACGAGCGCTACTAAAAACACCAAAAAATCCGGAGCGGTAACTTCCAATTCAAAAACAGGAAACGGTGACGGGAAAGGAACTGCAGCCATCGGAAACCTGATCAGAGGAAGAGGAACCAAAGCAGGAAGTCAGGGAGATGGAAATGGTATCGGAAATGCAGGAGATCCTCTGGGCGGAGACGGAAACGGTGACAGCAGAGTAGGAATCGACAGAAAACTGGTAGGTTTCATCCCGGGAACAATGGGAAGAGGTGGAGCACAACCGGCAAACAATTGTACAGCGAGTGGAACCATCACCATATCTTATACCGTTGATAAGGCCGGAAACGTAGTGTCTGCAAGAAGATCAGGCGGAACCTCAGATCCGTGTATCACCTCAAATGCTGTCTCATGGGTTAAGAAATACGTAAAAGCGGAAAAAGCGAGTGTCTCTTCCACAGGAACTTATAAAATTACTTTCTAA
- a CDS encoding nucleoside recognition domain-containing protein, whose protein sequence is MVLSRIWSAFIIVAIAIASIKYISSSHYKTIFNDMVVGKGGDTVQIATQQMNTLSAIVKDSLSKKSDFADNRIHYKTDSLKQEVQVYRVQEADGVIGTSETAVKICLGLIGIMTLFMGFMSIAEKAGGINLLSRLIQPFFSKLFPEIPKNHPAFGHMLMNFSANLLGLDNAATPFGLKAMESLQTLNPNKDTASNSQIMFLCLHAGGMTLIPVSIIAIRASMGSKTPTDIFLPCMIATFAATLAAMIIVSLYQKINLLRPVVIAYVGGISAIIALLVLYLVQLSKDQLDDFSKVLSNGLILFIFLAIVLGAVYKKINVFDAFIEGAKEGFTTCVKIIPYLVGMLIAISLLRTSGVFDVIIDGMKWVAYNANLDARFVDGLPTALIKPLSGSGARGMMVDTMATFGADSFQGKLAAVLQGSSDTTFYVIAVYFGAVAVKNTRYTVIAMLLADLVGIITSIALAYLFFA, encoded by the coding sequence ATGGTTCTAAGCAGAATTTGGTCGGCTTTCATTATTGTGGCCATTGCCATTGCCAGTATAAAATACATTTCGTCAAGCCATTATAAAACCATATTCAATGATATGGTGGTGGGAAAAGGCGGCGATACAGTGCAGATTGCAACACAGCAAATGAATACGCTTTCTGCTATCGTGAAAGATAGTTTGTCTAAAAAATCTGATTTTGCGGACAACAGAATTCATTATAAAACCGATTCTCTGAAGCAGGAGGTACAAGTTTATCGTGTTCAGGAAGCAGACGGTGTAATCGGGACTTCCGAAACTGCCGTAAAAATATGCCTCGGGCTGATCGGCATCATGACCTTGTTCATGGGATTCATGAGTATTGCAGAAAAAGCCGGCGGTATCAATCTATTGAGCCGGTTAATTCAACCTTTTTTCTCAAAACTTTTTCCTGAAATTCCTAAAAACCATCCTGCTTTCGGACATATGCTGATGAATTTCAGTGCGAATCTTCTTGGGCTTGACAATGCCGCAACGCCTTTCGGTTTGAAAGCCATGGAGAGTTTACAGACGTTAAATCCTAATAAAGATACTGCAAGCAACTCCCAGATTATGTTTTTATGCCTCCACGCAGGAGGAATGACCCTGATTCCGGTTTCCATCATTGCCATAAGAGCTTCAATGGGTTCAAAAACCCCGACGGATATTTTTCTTCCCTGTATGATTGCCACTTTTGCGGCAACACTGGCCGCAATGATCATTGTTTCCTTATATCAAAAGATTAACCTGCTAAGACCGGTTGTGATTGCTTATGTCGGAGGAATTTCGGCAATCATCGCGTTACTGGTTTTGTATCTGGTACAGTTGAGTAAAGATCAGCTTGATGATTTCAGTAAAGTATTGAGCAACGGTTTAATTCTTTTCATCTTCCTGGCGATTGTTCTGGGTGCAGTATACAAAAAGATCAATGTTTTTGACGCTTTTATTGAAGGCGCAAAAGAAGGGTTTACCACCTGCGTGAAAATCATCCCTTATCTGGTAGGAATGCTGATCGCGATTTCTTTGTTAAGAACTTCCGGAGTTTTTGATGTGATTATTGACGGGATGAAATGGGTAGCCTACAATGCAAATCTTGATGCGAGATTTGTTGACGGACTTCCTACAGCTTTAATAAAGCCTTTATCCGGTTCCGGTGCGAGAGGAATGATGGTAGATACGATGGCGACTTTCGGAGCCGACAGTTTTCAGGGTAAACTGGCAGCAGTACTTCAGGGAAGCTCAGACACGACGTTTTACGTAATTGCGGTTTATTTTGGAGCAGTAGCTGTGAAAAATACAAGATACACCGTAATTGCCATGCTTCTGGCGGATTTGGTGGGTATTATTACTTCTATTGCACTAGCATATCTATTCTTTGCTTAA
- a CDS encoding DUF6973 domain-containing protein — MRTFRIFFNTIRSMSFKKIMRLLSLVLPHPFYSLLSFYATLQAYSIAQKKFPKTASTNGIGNAFRHALWCCFIMMYCCKISSPEKALAFCKRMTDLHEELFPNKPLETKMDLHNNKIGIDYFMELLPGIHRQFFEKSFFIDGLEKKMKDAKVLKNLDDDFEGFLVYLDEK, encoded by the coding sequence ATGAGAACGTTCAGAATATTTTTCAATACGATCCGGAGCATGAGCTTTAAAAAGATCATGCGCCTTTTATCGCTTGTTCTTCCTCATCCTTTTTATTCTTTGTTAAGTTTTTATGCGACCCTCCAGGCCTACTCCATTGCGCAGAAGAAATTTCCAAAAACCGCTTCTACCAATGGAATTGGAAATGCTTTCAGACATGCATTATGGTGTTGCTTTATCATGATGTATTGCTGTAAGATTTCCTCACCAGAGAAAGCACTTGCCTTCTGCAAACGGATGACCGATCTTCACGAAGAACTATTTCCCAATAAACCTCTGGAAACCAAAATGGATCTTCACAACAACAAAATCGGAATAGATTACTTCATGGAACTGCTTCCCGGAATCCATCGCCAGTTTTTTGAAAAAAGCTTTTTTATTGATGGCTTGGAAAAGAAAATGAAAGATGCTAAAGTCCTCAAAAATCTTGATGATGATTTCGAAGGTTTTTTGGTGTACCTGGATGAAAAATAA
- the accD gene encoding acetyl-CoA carboxylase, carboxyltransferase subunit beta has translation MAFEWFKRKAQNITTSTDQKKDVPKGLWHQTPSGKIVEHDELRRNNYVSPEDGFHVRIGSAEFFEILFDEGKFTELDANVESIDILNFKDTKPYADRLKEVKAKTKLTDSIRNAVGTVKGTKMVVSCMDFAFIGGSLGSVMGEKIRRAIDYCIEKKLPYMIICQSGGARMQEATYSLMQLAKVQAKLAQLSEAGLLYIAYLCDPTFGGITASFAMTADIIMAEPGALIGFAGPRVIRETIGRDLPEGFQTSEFLQEKGFVDFIVKRTEIKDTVSKTVNLLTVKA, from the coding sequence ATGGCATTCGAGTGGTTTAAGAGAAAGGCACAAAATATTACGACCTCTACTGATCAGAAGAAAGACGTTCCCAAAGGTCTTTGGCATCAGACACCGTCAGGAAAAATCGTGGAGCATGACGAACTGAGAAGAAACAATTACGTTTCTCCTGAAGATGGATTTCATGTAAGAATAGGAAGTGCAGAATTCTTTGAAATCCTTTTTGACGAGGGCAAATTTACAGAACTGGACGCTAATGTTGAAAGTATTGACATTCTGAACTTTAAAGATACAAAACCATATGCAGACCGTCTGAAGGAAGTTAAGGCCAAAACAAAACTTACCGACTCTATCAGAAATGCCGTAGGTACTGTAAAAGGAACTAAAATGGTAGTTTCCTGTATGGACTTCGCTTTCATTGGAGGTTCTCTGGGTTCTGTAATGGGAGAAAAGATCAGAAGAGCCATAGACTACTGTATCGAGAAAAAACTTCCGTATATGATCATCTGCCAATCCGGTGGAGCGAGGATGCAGGAAGCAACTTACTCTCTGATGCAGTTGGCTAAAGTTCAGGCCAAACTGGCTCAGCTTTCTGAAGCAGGGCTTTTATACATCGCTTACCTGTGTGACCCTACTTTTGGAGGAATCACCGCATCTTTTGCAATGACAGCTGATATCATTATGGCTGAACCAGGTGCACTCATTGGTTTTGCAGGACCAAGGGTAATTCGCGAAACGATCGGAAGAGATTTACCGGAAGGGTTCCAGACTTCGGAATTCCTTCAGGAAAAGGGATTCGTTGATTTTATCGTAAAAAGAACGGAAATTAAAGATACCGTTTCCAAAACTGTAAATCTGCTAACGGTAAAAGCATAA
- the fbaA gene encoding class II fructose-bisphosphate aldolase → MSRIFPAGVATGQLVTDIFQHAKENKFALPAVNVIGSSNVNAVLETAAKLNSPVIIQFSNGGAAYNAGKGLSNDGQKAAILGAIAGAKHIHTLAEAYGATVILHTDHCAKKLLPWIDGLMDANEEFYKQTGKSLYSSHMLDLSEESLEENLETSAQYFERMAKMQMTLEVEIGVTGGEEDGVDNSDVDNSKLYTQPEDVAYTYEKLKAISENFTIAAAFGNVHGVYKPGNVVLTPKILDNSQKYVQEKFGTAAKPVNFVFHGGSGSTLEEIREAIDYGVIKMNIDTDLQFAYTEGIRDYMINNIDYLKAQIGNPEGEEKPNKKFYDPRVWVRKGEETFSKRLVQAFEDLNNVNTLK, encoded by the coding sequence ATGAGCAGAATTTTCCCGGCAGGAGTTGCCACAGGTCAATTAGTTACTGATATTTTTCAGCATGCTAAAGAAAACAAATTTGCATTACCAGCAGTAAACGTAATTGGTTCAAGCAACGTAAACGCGGTTTTGGAAACTGCAGCAAAACTAAACTCTCCTGTTATTATTCAGTTCTCTAACGGAGGTGCTGCTTACAATGCAGGAAAAGGATTAAGCAATGACGGACAGAAAGCTGCCATTTTGGGAGCTATTGCCGGAGCAAAACATATTCATACCCTTGCAGAAGCTTACGGAGCAACTGTAATCCTTCATACCGACCACTGTGCAAAAAAATTATTGCCTTGGATCGACGGATTGATGGATGCTAACGAAGAATTCTACAAGCAGACAGGAAAATCTCTTTATTCTTCTCACATGCTGGATCTTTCCGAAGAGTCTTTAGAAGAAAACCTTGAAACTTCCGCTCAATATTTCGAAAGAATGGCGAAAATGCAGATGACTCTTGAAGTGGAAATCGGTGTTACCGGAGGGGAAGAAGATGGTGTTGATAATTCTGACGTAGACAATTCAAAATTATATACTCAGCCTGAGGATGTAGCTTATACTTACGAAAAATTGAAAGCTATTTCTGAAAACTTTACCATTGCTGCGGCATTCGGAAATGTTCATGGAGTTTACAAGCCAGGAAACGTGGTTCTTACTCCTAAAATTTTGGATAATTCCCAGAAATACGTTCAGGAAAAATTCGGAACTGCTGCTAAGCCGGTAAATTTCGTATTCCATGGAGGTTCAGGATCAACTTTGGAGGAAATCAGAGAAGCAATTGACTACGGTGTGATTAAAATGAATATAGACACGGATCTTCAATTTGCTTATACAGAAGGTATCAGAGATTATATGATCAATAATATTGATTACCTTAAAGCTCAGATTGGAAATCCTGAAGGAGAAGAAAAACCGAACAAGAAATTCTATGACCCGAGAGTTTGGGTAAGAAAAGGAGAAGAAACATTCTCTAAGAGACTTGTTCAGGCATTTGAAGATTTAAATAACGTAAATACGCTTAAATAA
- a CDS encoding NAD kinase: MKAAIYSQKKDLDTFLYLSKFISELENRGVKSVLFDEMAEALQFSKIFETFNCKQDLLDKEIDLFFTFGGDGTIVNSLTFIENLEIPIVGVNTGRLGFLASFTKEEAFNELDSILKGDVKTSRRSVIEVISPEMEDFFPYALNDVTISRKETTSMITVDSYINNEFLNVFWGDGVIVSTPTGSTAYSLSCGGPIISPNNENFVITPIAPHNLNVRPLVVNDKVEIKFKVESRVPQYSLSLDSRLIHIETDKEIIIKKADFQILLVQPNNLSFYETIRQKLLWGKDKRN, translated from the coding sequence ATGAAGGCAGCCATATATTCCCAAAAAAAAGATTTAGATACCTTTTTATATTTAAGCAAATTTATTTCAGAGCTTGAAAACAGGGGCGTAAAATCTGTTTTGTTTGATGAAATGGCTGAGGCACTTCAGTTTTCAAAAATTTTCGAAACCTTTAATTGTAAGCAGGATCTTCTGGACAAGGAAATCGATCTGTTCTTTACCTTCGGTGGAGACGGAACCATTGTAAATTCGTTAACCTTTATTGAAAATCTGGAAATTCCAATAGTGGGAGTAAACACCGGAAGACTGGGTTTCCTGGCAAGCTTTACCAAAGAAGAAGCCTTCAATGAGCTGGATTCCATCCTGAAAGGTGATGTTAAAACCAGCCGCCGCTCCGTCATTGAAGTAATATCGCCAGAAATGGAAGACTTTTTTCCATACGCTCTGAATGATGTTACCATTTCGCGAAAAGAAACCACTTCCATGATTACGGTAGATTCTTACATCAACAATGAGTTTCTCAATGTTTTCTGGGGAGACGGTGTTATTGTTTCCACTCCTACCGGCTCTACGGCATATTCGTTAAGCTGTGGAGGACCTATCATTTCCCCGAATAACGAAAACTTTGTGATCACCCCAATTGCCCCTCACAATCTTAACGTTCGTCCGTTGGTGGTGAATGATAAGGTGGAAATAAAATTCAAAGTGGAAAGCCGCGTACCACAGTACTCTCTTTCTCTGGATTCCAGACTGATACACATCGAAACAGACAAGGAAATCATCATTAAAAAAGCAGACTTCCAGATTCTTCTCGTACAGCCGAATAATTTGAGCTTCTACGAAACCATCCGCCAGAAGCTGCTTTGGGGCAAAGACAAAAGAAATTAG
- a CDS encoding CBS domain-containing protein, which produces MFIKEYISKDFPCFSLTDSIESARDTLEAFGYSHIFIKKSHHFYGALAEDFLYEEEGTLKDLEHQIERFAILEDNNIMDSIRLFYTFNANIIPVINKNEKYLGYISCEDIFQDLSKYPLFSESGAILTIETPARKYSMTEIANIVESNNSKFYGAFISHMSEDVIQVTIKISNENLSSIDETFDRYDYRIVQKYYSDEKSDLFQDRFGFFQKFIEI; this is translated from the coding sequence ATGTTTATCAAGGAATATATCTCAAAAGACTTTCCGTGTTTTAGCCTCACTGACTCTATAGAATCAGCAAGGGATACGCTAGAAGCGTTTGGATATTCTCACATTTTTATCAAAAAATCCCATCATTTTTACGGAGCCCTTGCAGAAGATTTTCTTTATGAAGAAGAAGGTACTCTTAAAGATCTTGAACACCAGATCGAGCGCTTTGCCATTCTCGAAGACAACAATATTATGGATAGCATCAGATTGTTTTATACATTCAATGCCAATATAATTCCTGTGATCAACAAGAATGAAAAATACCTGGGGTATATAAGCTGTGAAGACATCTTTCAGGATCTTTCAAAATATCCACTGTTTTCCGAGTCAGGGGCCATCCTTACAATTGAGACGCCCGCAAGAAAATATTCCATGACGGAGATCGCCAACATTGTGGAAAGCAACAACTCCAAGTTTTACGGAGCGTTTATCAGCCACATGTCTGAAGATGTAATTCAGGTGACGATTAAGATCAGTAATGAAAATCTGAGTTCTATTGATGAAACATTCGACCGATACGACTATCGGATTGTACAAAAGTATTACTCTGATGAAAAATCAGATTTGTTTCAGGACAGGTTTGGGTTTTTCCAAAAATTTATAGAAATATAA
- a CDS encoding RNA methyltransferase: MVQKLKLEELNRIDVETFKTVEKIPLIVVLDNIRSMHNVGATFRTADAFLIQKIILCGITPQPPHREIHKAALGATESVDWDYESDINTVITDLKSQGFEVVGIEQTTNSEMITDFSIDKSKKYAVILGNEVEGISDEALPHIDSFIEIPQLGTKHSLNVSVCGGIVMWEFAKALK, translated from the coding sequence TTGGTACAGAAATTAAAACTGGAAGAGCTCAACAGAATTGACGTGGAAACCTTTAAGACGGTTGAAAAAATTCCGTTAATTGTTGTTCTCGACAATATCAGAAGTATGCACAATGTGGGAGCAACTTTCCGAACAGCGGATGCTTTTCTGATCCAAAAGATTATTCTCTGCGGAATTACGCCTCAGCCGCCTCACCGTGAAATCCACAAAGCAGCGTTGGGTGCAACAGAAAGTGTTGACTGGGATTATGAAAGTGATATCAATACCGTAATTACGGATTTGAAATCCCAGGGATTTGAAGTTGTGGGTATTGAACAAACAACAAACAGCGAAATGATTACGGATTTTAGTATTGACAAGTCTAAAAAATATGCCGTGATTTTAGGAAATGAAGTGGAAGGAATCAGCGATGAGGCATTGCCTCATATTGATTCATTTATTGAAATTCCTCAGCTGGGCACCAAGCATTCACTGAACGTAAGCGTTTGTGGCGGAATTGTAATGTGGGAGTTTGCAAAAGCCCTGAAATGA